A window of Acidimicrobiales bacterium contains these coding sequences:
- a CDS encoding Lrp/AsnC family transcriptional regulator codes for MDAIDRDLVRLLQEDGSLSAGELGESVGLAGTSCWRRVQRLQQQGIITGRVALVDPAAVNLGVAALVEIRTHDHSSAWLDRFTTGIGEFPEIVAAWRTSGEVDYMLRVLVPDIAAYDAFYKRLIRRVDLFDVRTIFVMEELKYTTAVPLDYAFGG; via the coding sequence ATGGACGCAATCGATAGAGATCTGGTGCGCCTACTCCAGGAGGACGGTTCGCTCTCGGCCGGCGAGCTGGGCGAGTCCGTGGGGCTGGCCGGCACCTCCTGCTGGCGCCGGGTCCAACGACTCCAGCAACAGGGCATCATCACCGGACGGGTGGCGCTCGTGGACCCGGCAGCGGTCAACCTGGGGGTGGCTGCCCTGGTCGAGATCCGGACGCACGACCACTCTTCAGCCTGGCTGGACCGCTTCACGACCGGCATCGGCGAGTTCCCGGAGATCGTCGCCGCATGGCGGACCAGCGGCGAGGTGGACTACATGCTCCGCGTGCTGGTTCCGGACATCGCCGCCTACGACGCCTTCTACAAGCGCCTCATCAGGCGGGTGGACCTGTTCGACGTCCGCACGATCTTCGTAATGGAGGAACTCAAGTACACCACCGCCGTCCCGTTGGACTACGCCTTCGGAGGTTGA
- a CDS encoding YbaK/EbsC family protein, translating to MGRRSEAIERFTEEAEASGLQVEVQSYPEGTRTAADAAAAVGCHVDQIVKSLVFMADVRPVLVLCSGGRRVDEERLASYLGTEIRIAGASEVRAATGFAIGGTPPLGHTVPLRTVVDPHLMDFDEVWAAAGTPNSVFPVKPKDLVQATAGAVVGVTR from the coding sequence ATGGGCCGTCGTTCCGAGGCTATCGAGCGGTTCACCGAGGAGGCGGAGGCCTCCGGGCTGCAGGTCGAGGTCCAGAGCTACCCGGAGGGCACCCGAACGGCGGCCGATGCGGCAGCGGCCGTGGGATGCCACGTCGACCAGATCGTCAAGTCGCTGGTGTTCATGGCCGACGTCCGTCCGGTTCTAGTGCTCTGCTCCGGGGGCCGGCGGGTGGACGAGGAGCGCCTGGCCTCGTACCTGGGCACCGAGATCCGGATCGCCGGTGCCAGCGAGGTGCGGGCGGCGACCGGCTTCGCCATCGGCGGTACGCCTCCGCTGGGCCACACCGTCCCGTTGCGTACCGTCGTCGACCCACATCTCATGGACTTCGACGAGGTGTGGGCGGCCGCCGGCACGCCCAACTCGGTGTTCCCGGTGAAGCCGAAGGACCTCGTGCAGGCCACGGCCGGTGCCGTGGTCGGCGTCACCCGCTGA
- a CDS encoding acyl--CoA ligase: MLPRIVAEAARRFGDRAAFRLPSGAPLSYRALDRASDEVAAGLAARGLGEGDVLLLSLPSGPEYAVAYLAAAKVGAVTAGANPRLRARERGLVADAVGPSLVLATEALTVGLPDDVAVEVVAPTDDPGRLLGPLRNVDHDVLNLVEDAGRPVCICFTSGSTGDPRGAWFTNRQLVAIAGMDSGGAWGSGGHLVAGTAFAHVGVMTKLPWQLASGATSHVMDRWDAGRLLDLVERHRLPAVNGVAAQIALLLRHPGFDDHDLSSVRAIVVGGGPSTPSLVDEARRRFDAPYSIRYSSTESGGIGLGTSLDADDDEALHTVGRPRPGVEAEVRNDGGSPVEAGEVGELWLRTPSAMSGYWGDPVGTAATLVDGWLRTGDLAHVDRAGCHHLAGRVSEMFIRGGYNVYPLEVEAVLGTHPGIDQLAVVPRPDEVLGEIGVAVVVPADPDHPPTLDDLVAHGRPDLSSHKLPEALRIVDRLPLNSGDKLDRRALAADEAGERPDR; encoded by the coding sequence GTGCTGCCACGGATCGTCGCCGAGGCTGCCCGACGCTTCGGCGACCGGGCCGCCTTCCGATTGCCGTCGGGTGCCCCCCTCTCCTACCGGGCGCTGGACAGGGCGTCCGACGAGGTGGCGGCTGGGCTGGCGGCCCGCGGGCTCGGGGAGGGCGACGTCCTCCTGCTCTCGCTCCCGTCGGGTCCGGAGTACGCGGTGGCCTACCTGGCTGCCGCCAAGGTCGGCGCTGTCACCGCCGGCGCCAATCCCAGGCTCCGGGCCCGGGAACGGGGCCTCGTGGCCGATGCCGTCGGCCCGAGCCTGGTCCTGGCCACCGAGGCGCTGACCGTTGGGCTTCCGGACGACGTGGCCGTCGAGGTGGTGGCCCCGACCGATGACCCGGGACGGTTGCTCGGGCCGCTCCGCAACGTCGACCACGACGTCCTGAACCTCGTCGAGGACGCCGGACGGCCGGTCTGCATCTGCTTCACCTCGGGGTCCACCGGCGACCCACGTGGCGCCTGGTTCACCAACCGCCAGCTCGTGGCCATCGCCGGGATGGACTCGGGCGGGGCCTGGGGGTCGGGCGGACACCTCGTGGCCGGAACCGCGTTCGCCCACGTCGGCGTGATGACAAAGCTCCCCTGGCAGCTCGCCTCGGGTGCCACCAGCCACGTCATGGACCGTTGGGACGCCGGACGTCTTCTCGACCTAGTCGAGCGCCACCGCCTCCCGGCGGTCAACGGCGTCGCCGCCCAGATCGCCCTGCTGCTCCGACACCCCGGCTTCGACGACCACGACCTGTCCAGCGTCAGGGCCATAGTGGTCGGCGGCGGCCCGTCGACTCCCTCGCTGGTCGACGAGGCCCGGCGGCGCTTCGACGCCCCCTACTCCATCCGCTACTCATCGACCGAGTCTGGGGGCATCGGCCTCGGGACCTCGCTGGACGCCGATGACGACGAGGCCCTCCACACCGTGGGCAGGCCCCGCCCCGGCGTCGAGGCCGAGGTCCGGAATGACGGTGGCAGCCCGGTGGAGGCCGGCGAGGTCGGCGAGCTCTGGCTCCGGACGCCCAGCGCCATGTCGGGATACTGGGGAGACCCGGTGGGCACCGCGGCCACCCTCGTCGACGGCTGGCTCCGGACCGGCGACCTGGCCCACGTCGACCGGGCCGGCTGCCACCACCTGGCCGGCCGGGTCTCGGAGATGTTCATCCGGGGCGGCTACAACGTGTACCCGCTCGAGGTGGAGGCCGTCCTGGGTACCCACCCCGGCATCGACCAGCTGGCCGTGGTACCCCGCCCCGACGAGGTCCTGGGCGAGATAGGCGTGGCGGTGGTCGTGCCCGCCGATCCCGACCACCCGCCGACGCTGGACGACCTCGTGGCCCACGGCCGACCCGACCTGTCCTCCCACAAGTTGCCGGAGGCCCTCCGGATCGTCGACAGGCTGCCGCTCAACTCCGGCGACAAGCTGGATCGCAGGGCGCTCGCCGCCGACGAGGCGGGAGAGCGCCCCGACCGGTGA